A single genomic interval of Armigeres subalbatus isolate Guangzhou_Male chromosome 1, GZ_Asu_2, whole genome shotgun sequence harbors:
- the LOC134202500 gene encoding transforming acidic coiled-coil-containing protein 2 isoform X4 has translation MSEEESQLTSEEEEEEEPAPTPKKGRGRPAKKTSATPSSAERELSSSFRANAVIGKLESMLTAFKGSLWGHSAAPGTPVPQMDRISSGPKHDEVPPLPGPATVVVAGVAATPASTNAEQSSDAIPSLVERFSTPPCDIAVAAEEDTVTLHRSVASDTTWNAPEEAHSPEQWYSPAVNRTITFIKEEPPQFPQESLQTNEISAAPPSTEAPVNIEFKVSDASLFLTPQQQSPIADTSPTQSSTSSSTDFALGDLPKQQLENQFVTNIEIDTDGDDQFQPAQNFQFAASDFDFLLSKGGVGDDQAVDGPRDSLLLKFDPLLKAAPLISSQRLSVTREETPEEVGAGELEQLPDFAEGVIEINSSSNPPPPIIVETAPAAEDGEGKSPEPQQQQQQQSPQESGSVVGELGGGGVLLTGLETSGFIAVAAVSPYACTTDMSMNVDEEATIPQPHCADDEEADEKMSVDNTMILDGGESSCSLAERNMSYMEPDQDSNGTGVSPGSANSETVVGKKSKNESLKIEELQKKLADAEHREEALLKRITDKDKTISKMSGVVEAYERAIADLITQKEQTTQSYEKTCEALKADSDINAEHLESLEKTFSDLHAKYERMKVITDDYKEREEELVNERNRFEESLRMQEKRYENMKSHAMTQLDIANNKLADLVRNHAQEVTKLKALLKKEEIYRASVNEQLSQKSRENEELVKICEELINGAAN, from the exons CGCGAACTTAGCAGCAGCTTCCGTGCGAATGCTGTTATTGGAAAGCTGGAATCGATGCTCACCGCATTCAAGGGTTCCCTGTGGGGCCACTCGGCAGCACCGGGAACGCCGGTCCCACAGATGGACCGCATTTCTTCTGGG CCAAAACATGATGAAGTACCACCACTACCAGGCCCAGCCACTGTTGTAGTAGCTGGTGTTGCTGCCACCCCCGCTTCAACCAATGCCGAGCAGAGCAGCGACGCCATCCCTTCTTTGGTCGAGCGTTTTTCTACTCCACCGTGTGATATTGCAGTA GCCGCAGAGGAGGACACCGTCACTCTGCATCGATCGGTGGCAAGCGATACAACGTGGAACGCTCCAGAAGAGGCACACTCCCCCGAGCAGTGGTACTCTCCAGCCGTAAATCGTACGATAACGTTCATAAAAGAAGAGCCACCACAGTTCCCGCAGGAATCACTGCAAACTAACGAGATATCCGCGGCCCCACCCTCAACCGAAGCACCAGTCAATATCGAATTCAAGGTATCCGATGCATCGCTATTCTTAACACCCCAGCAGCAGTCGCCTATCGCAGATACATCGCCCACTCAATCGTCGACATCGTCGTCGACGGATTTTGCGCTGGGTGACCTACCCAAACAGCAGCTAGAAAATCAGTTCGTAACGAACATCGAAATCGACACCGACGGCGACGATCAGTTCCAGCCAGCGCAAAACTTCCAGTTTGCGGCGTCCGATTTCGACTTTCTGCTGTCGAAGGGCGGCGTAGGAGATGATCAGGCGGTGGATGGACCGCGCGATTCTTTGCTGTTAAAATTCGATCCACTGCTGAAGGCCGCGCCCCTGATCAGCAGCCAGCGGCTCAGTGTGACTCGGGAGGAAACACCGGAAGAGGTTGGCGCCGGAGAGTTGGAGCAGTTGCCGGACTTTGCTGAAG GTGTCATAGAaatcaacagcagcagcaatcCACCGCCGCCAATAATCGTAGAAACTGCTCCCGCAGCTGAGGACGGCGAAGGCAAAAGCCCCGAaccacaacaacaacagcagcagcagtcgcCGCAGGAAAGCGGCAGCGTCGTGGGCGAACTTGGAGGTGGGGGTGTTCTGTTGACGGGACTGGAAACGAGCGGGTTCATAGCCGTTGCCGCCGTTTCACCATACGCCTGCACGACTGACATGAGTATGAACGTCGACGAGGAGGCAACAATCCCACAGCCCCACTGCGCAGATGACGAAGAAGCGGACGAAAAAATGAGCGTTGACAATACGATGATACTGGACGGGGGCGAAAGCTCCTGCTCGCTGGCAGAACGAAACATGAGCTACATGGAGCCGGATCAGGATTCAAATGGCACCGGTGTTAGTCCCGGCAGTGCCAACAGTGAGACAGTGGTCGGCAAGAAGAGTAAAAATGAATCCCTGAAAATCGAAGAGCTGCAGAAAAAACTCGCCGATGCGGAGCACCGCGAGGAGGCCCTGCTAAAACGAATCACCGACAAGGACAAAACCATCTCCAAAATGAGCGGCGTAGTGGAAGCATATGAACGTGCCATCGCCGATCTGATCACCCAGAAGGAACAGACGACGCAAAGCTACGAAAAAACTTGCGAAGCCCTTAAGGCGGATAGTGACATAAACGCGGAGCACCTGGAGTCTTTGGAGAAAACCTTCTCCGATCTGCATGCCAAGTATGAACGGATGAAGGTCATCACCGACGATTACAAGGAACGGGAGGAGGAACTTGTCAACGAGCGGAATCGGTTTGAGGAGAGCCTCCGGATGCAGGAAAAGCGCTACGAAAACATGAAGAGCCACGCCATGACGCAGCTAGACATTGCAAACAACAAACTGGCCGACCTGGTCCGGAACCATGCCCAGGAGGTGACAAAGCTGAAGGCCCTTCTGAAGAAAGAGGAAATTTATCGGGCCTCGGTGAACGAGCAGCTTAGCCAGAAGTCGCGAGAGAACGAAGAGCTGGTGAAGATATGTGAAGAGTTAATTAATGGGGCTGCGAATTAA
- the LOC134202500 gene encoding transforming acidic coiled-coil-containing protein 2 isoform X2, protein MSEEESQLTSEEEEEEEPAPTPKKGRGRPAKKTSATPSSAEAAEEDTVTLHRSVASDTTWNAPEEAHSPEQWYSPAVNRTITFIKEEPPQFPQESLQTNEISAAPPSTEAPVNIEFKVSDASLFLTPQQQSPIADTSPTQSSTSSSTDFALGDLPKQQLENQFVTNIEIDTDGDDQFQPAQNFQFAASDFDFLLSKGGVGDDQAVDGPRDSLLLKFDPLLKAAPLISSQRLSVTREETPEEVGAGELEQLPDFAEGSEDGVIEINSSSNPPPPIIVETAPAAEDGEGKSPEPQQQQQQQSPQESGSVVGELGGGGVLLTGLETSGFIAVAAVSPYACTTDMSMNVDEEATIPQPHCADDEEADEKMSVDNTMILDGGESSCSLAERNMSYMEPDQDSNGTGVSPGSANSETVVGKKSKNESLKIEELQKKLADAEHREEALLKRITDKDKTISKMSGVVEAYERAIADLITQKEQTTQSYEKTCEALKADSDINAEHLESLEKTFSDLHAKYERMKVITDDYKEREEELVNERNRFEESLRMQEKRYENMKSHAMTQLDIANNKLADLVRNHAQEVTKLKALLKKEEIYRASVNEQLSQKSRENEELVKICEELINGAAN, encoded by the exons GCCGCAGAGGAGGACACCGTCACTCTGCATCGATCGGTGGCAAGCGATACAACGTGGAACGCTCCAGAAGAGGCACACTCCCCCGAGCAGTGGTACTCTCCAGCCGTAAATCGTACGATAACGTTCATAAAAGAAGAGCCACCACAGTTCCCGCAGGAATCACTGCAAACTAACGAGATATCCGCGGCCCCACCCTCAACCGAAGCACCAGTCAATATCGAATTCAAGGTATCCGATGCATCGCTATTCTTAACACCCCAGCAGCAGTCGCCTATCGCAGATACATCGCCCACTCAATCGTCGACATCGTCGTCGACGGATTTTGCGCTGGGTGACCTACCCAAACAGCAGCTAGAAAATCAGTTCGTAACGAACATCGAAATCGACACCGACGGCGACGATCAGTTCCAGCCAGCGCAAAACTTCCAGTTTGCGGCGTCCGATTTCGACTTTCTGCTGTCGAAGGGCGGCGTAGGAGATGATCAGGCGGTGGATGGACCGCGCGATTCTTTGCTGTTAAAATTCGATCCACTGCTGAAGGCCGCGCCCCTGATCAGCAGCCAGCGGCTCAGTGTGACTCGGGAGGAAACACCGGAAGAGGTTGGCGCCGGAGAGTTGGAGCAGTTGCCGGACTTTGCTGAAGGTAGTGAAGATG GTGTCATAGAaatcaacagcagcagcaatcCACCGCCGCCAATAATCGTAGAAACTGCTCCCGCAGCTGAGGACGGCGAAGGCAAAAGCCCCGAaccacaacaacaacagcagcagcagtcgcCGCAGGAAAGCGGCAGCGTCGTGGGCGAACTTGGAGGTGGGGGTGTTCTGTTGACGGGACTGGAAACGAGCGGGTTCATAGCCGTTGCCGCCGTTTCACCATACGCCTGCACGACTGACATGAGTATGAACGTCGACGAGGAGGCAACAATCCCACAGCCCCACTGCGCAGATGACGAAGAAGCGGACGAAAAAATGAGCGTTGACAATACGATGATACTGGACGGGGGCGAAAGCTCCTGCTCGCTGGCAGAACGAAACATGAGCTACATGGAGCCGGATCAGGATTCAAATGGCACCGGTGTTAGTCCCGGCAGTGCCAACAGTGAGACAGTGGTCGGCAAGAAGAGTAAAAATGAATCCCTGAAAATCGAAGAGCTGCAGAAAAAACTCGCCGATGCGGAGCACCGCGAGGAGGCCCTGCTAAAACGAATCACCGACAAGGACAAAACCATCTCCAAAATGAGCGGCGTAGTGGAAGCATATGAACGTGCCATCGCCGATCTGATCACCCAGAAGGAACAGACGACGCAAAGCTACGAAAAAACTTGCGAAGCCCTTAAGGCGGATAGTGACATAAACGCGGAGCACCTGGAGTCTTTGGAGAAAACCTTCTCCGATCTGCATGCCAAGTATGAACGGATGAAGGTCATCACCGACGATTACAAGGAACGGGAGGAGGAACTTGTCAACGAGCGGAATCGGTTTGAGGAGAGCCTCCGGATGCAGGAAAAGCGCTACGAAAACATGAAGAGCCACGCCATGACGCAGCTAGACATTGCAAACAACAAACTGGCCGACCTGGTCCGGAACCATGCCCAGGAGGTGACAAAGCTGAAGGCCCTTCTGAAGAAAGAGGAAATTTATCGGGCCTCGGTGAACGAGCAGCTTAGCCAGAAGTCGCGAGAGAACGAAGAGCTGGTGAAGATATGTGAAGAGTTAATTAATGGGGCTGCGAATTAA
- the LOC134202500 gene encoding transforming acidic coiled-coil-containing protein 2 isoform X3, with product MSEEESQLTSEEEEEEEPAPTPKKGRGRPAKKTSATPSSAEAAEEDTVTLHRSVASDTTWNAPEEAHSPEQWYSPAVNRTITFIKEEPPQFPQESLQTNEISAAPPSTEAPVNIEFKVSDASLFLTPQQQSPIADTSPTQSSTSSSTDFALGDLPKQQLENQFVTNIEIDTDGDDQFQPAQNFQFAASDFDFLLSKGGVGDDQAVDGPRDSLLLKFDPLLKAAPLISSQRLSVTREETPEEVGAGELEQLPDFAEGVIEINSSSNPPPPIIVETAPAAEDGEGKSPEPQQQQQQQSPQESGSVVGELGGGGVLLTGLETSGFIAVAAVSPYACTTDMSMNVDEEATIPQPHCADDEEADEKMSVDNTMILDGGESSCSLAERNMSYMEPDQDSNGTGVSPGSANSETVVGKKSKNESLKIEELQKKLADAEHREEALLKRITDKDKTISKMSGVVEAYERAIADLITQKEQTTQSYEKTCEALKADSDINAEHLESLEKTFSDLHAKYERMKVITDDYKEREEELVNERNRFEESLRMQEKRYENMKSHAMTQLDIANNKLADLVRNHAQEVTKLKALLKKEEIYRASVNEQLSQKSRENEELVKICEELINGAAN from the exons GCCGCAGAGGAGGACACCGTCACTCTGCATCGATCGGTGGCAAGCGATACAACGTGGAACGCTCCAGAAGAGGCACACTCCCCCGAGCAGTGGTACTCTCCAGCCGTAAATCGTACGATAACGTTCATAAAAGAAGAGCCACCACAGTTCCCGCAGGAATCACTGCAAACTAACGAGATATCCGCGGCCCCACCCTCAACCGAAGCACCAGTCAATATCGAATTCAAGGTATCCGATGCATCGCTATTCTTAACACCCCAGCAGCAGTCGCCTATCGCAGATACATCGCCCACTCAATCGTCGACATCGTCGTCGACGGATTTTGCGCTGGGTGACCTACCCAAACAGCAGCTAGAAAATCAGTTCGTAACGAACATCGAAATCGACACCGACGGCGACGATCAGTTCCAGCCAGCGCAAAACTTCCAGTTTGCGGCGTCCGATTTCGACTTTCTGCTGTCGAAGGGCGGCGTAGGAGATGATCAGGCGGTGGATGGACCGCGCGATTCTTTGCTGTTAAAATTCGATCCACTGCTGAAGGCCGCGCCCCTGATCAGCAGCCAGCGGCTCAGTGTGACTCGGGAGGAAACACCGGAAGAGGTTGGCGCCGGAGAGTTGGAGCAGTTGCCGGACTTTGCTGAAG GTGTCATAGAaatcaacagcagcagcaatcCACCGCCGCCAATAATCGTAGAAACTGCTCCCGCAGCTGAGGACGGCGAAGGCAAAAGCCCCGAaccacaacaacaacagcagcagcagtcgcCGCAGGAAAGCGGCAGCGTCGTGGGCGAACTTGGAGGTGGGGGTGTTCTGTTGACGGGACTGGAAACGAGCGGGTTCATAGCCGTTGCCGCCGTTTCACCATACGCCTGCACGACTGACATGAGTATGAACGTCGACGAGGAGGCAACAATCCCACAGCCCCACTGCGCAGATGACGAAGAAGCGGACGAAAAAATGAGCGTTGACAATACGATGATACTGGACGGGGGCGAAAGCTCCTGCTCGCTGGCAGAACGAAACATGAGCTACATGGAGCCGGATCAGGATTCAAATGGCACCGGTGTTAGTCCCGGCAGTGCCAACAGTGAGACAGTGGTCGGCAAGAAGAGTAAAAATGAATCCCTGAAAATCGAAGAGCTGCAGAAAAAACTCGCCGATGCGGAGCACCGCGAGGAGGCCCTGCTAAAACGAATCACCGACAAGGACAAAACCATCTCCAAAATGAGCGGCGTAGTGGAAGCATATGAACGTGCCATCGCCGATCTGATCACCCAGAAGGAACAGACGACGCAAAGCTACGAAAAAACTTGCGAAGCCCTTAAGGCGGATAGTGACATAAACGCGGAGCACCTGGAGTCTTTGGAGAAAACCTTCTCCGATCTGCATGCCAAGTATGAACGGATGAAGGTCATCACCGACGATTACAAGGAACGGGAGGAGGAACTTGTCAACGAGCGGAATCGGTTTGAGGAGAGCCTCCGGATGCAGGAAAAGCGCTACGAAAACATGAAGAGCCACGCCATGACGCAGCTAGACATTGCAAACAACAAACTGGCCGACCTGGTCCGGAACCATGCCCAGGAGGTGACAAAGCTGAAGGCCCTTCTGAAGAAAGAGGAAATTTATCGGGCCTCGGTGAACGAGCAGCTTAGCCAGAAGTCGCGAGAGAACGAAGAGCTGGTGAAGATATGTGAAGAGTTAATTAATGGGGCTGCGAATTAA
- the LOC134202500 gene encoding transforming acidic coiled-coil-containing protein 2 isoform X1 produces the protein MLTAFKGSLWGHSAAPGTPVPQMDRISSGPKHDEVPPLPGPATVVVAGVAATPASTNAEQSSDAIPSLVERFSTPPCDIAVAAEEDTVTLHRSVASDTTWNAPEEAHSPEQWYSPAVNRTITFIKEEPPQFPQESLQTNEISAAPPSTEAPVNIEFKVSDASLFLTPQQQSPIADTSPTQSSTSSSTDFALGDLPKQQLENQFVTNIEIDTDGDDQFQPAQNFQFAASDFDFLLSKGGVGDDQAVDGPRDSLLLKFDPLLKAAPLISSQRLSVTREETPEEVGAGELEQLPDFAEGSEDGVIEINSSSNPPPPIIVETAPAAEDGEGKSPEPQQQQQQQSPQESGSVVGELGGGGVLLTGLETSGFIAVAAVSPYACTTDMSMNVDEEATIPQPHCADDEEADEKMSVDNTMILDGGESSCSLAERNMSYMEPDQDSNGTGVSPGSANSETVVGKKSKNESLKIEELQKKLADAEHREEALLKRITDKDKTISKMSGVVEAYERAIADLITQKEQTTQSYEKTCEALKADSDINAEHLESLEKTFSDLHAKYERMKVITDDYKEREEELVNERNRFEESLRMQEKRYENMKSHAMTQLDIANNKLADLVRNHAQEVTKLKALLKKEEIYRASVNEQLSQKSRENEELVKICEELINGAAN, from the exons ATGCTCACCGCATTCAAGGGTTCCCTGTGGGGCCACTCGGCAGCACCGGGAACGCCGGTCCCACAGATGGACCGCATTTCTTCTGGG CCAAAACATGATGAAGTACCACCACTACCAGGCCCAGCCACTGTTGTAGTAGCTGGTGTTGCTGCCACCCCCGCTTCAACCAATGCCGAGCAGAGCAGCGACGCCATCCCTTCTTTGGTCGAGCGTTTTTCTACTCCACCGTGTGATATTGCAGTA GCCGCAGAGGAGGACACCGTCACTCTGCATCGATCGGTGGCAAGCGATACAACGTGGAACGCTCCAGAAGAGGCACACTCCCCCGAGCAGTGGTACTCTCCAGCCGTAAATCGTACGATAACGTTCATAAAAGAAGAGCCACCACAGTTCCCGCAGGAATCACTGCAAACTAACGAGATATCCGCGGCCCCACCCTCAACCGAAGCACCAGTCAATATCGAATTCAAGGTATCCGATGCATCGCTATTCTTAACACCCCAGCAGCAGTCGCCTATCGCAGATACATCGCCCACTCAATCGTCGACATCGTCGTCGACGGATTTTGCGCTGGGTGACCTACCCAAACAGCAGCTAGAAAATCAGTTCGTAACGAACATCGAAATCGACACCGACGGCGACGATCAGTTCCAGCCAGCGCAAAACTTCCAGTTTGCGGCGTCCGATTTCGACTTTCTGCTGTCGAAGGGCGGCGTAGGAGATGATCAGGCGGTGGATGGACCGCGCGATTCTTTGCTGTTAAAATTCGATCCACTGCTGAAGGCCGCGCCCCTGATCAGCAGCCAGCGGCTCAGTGTGACTCGGGAGGAAACACCGGAAGAGGTTGGCGCCGGAGAGTTGGAGCAGTTGCCGGACTTTGCTGAAGGTAGTGAAGATG GTGTCATAGAaatcaacagcagcagcaatcCACCGCCGCCAATAATCGTAGAAACTGCTCCCGCAGCTGAGGACGGCGAAGGCAAAAGCCCCGAaccacaacaacaacagcagcagcagtcgcCGCAGGAAAGCGGCAGCGTCGTGGGCGAACTTGGAGGTGGGGGTGTTCTGTTGACGGGACTGGAAACGAGCGGGTTCATAGCCGTTGCCGCCGTTTCACCATACGCCTGCACGACTGACATGAGTATGAACGTCGACGAGGAGGCAACAATCCCACAGCCCCACTGCGCAGATGACGAAGAAGCGGACGAAAAAATGAGCGTTGACAATACGATGATACTGGACGGGGGCGAAAGCTCCTGCTCGCTGGCAGAACGAAACATGAGCTACATGGAGCCGGATCAGGATTCAAATGGCACCGGTGTTAGTCCCGGCAGTGCCAACAGTGAGACAGTGGTCGGCAAGAAGAGTAAAAATGAATCCCTGAAAATCGAAGAGCTGCAGAAAAAACTCGCCGATGCGGAGCACCGCGAGGAGGCCCTGCTAAAACGAATCACCGACAAGGACAAAACCATCTCCAAAATGAGCGGCGTAGTGGAAGCATATGAACGTGCCATCGCCGATCTGATCACCCAGAAGGAACAGACGACGCAAAGCTACGAAAAAACTTGCGAAGCCCTTAAGGCGGATAGTGACATAAACGCGGAGCACCTGGAGTCTTTGGAGAAAACCTTCTCCGATCTGCATGCCAAGTATGAACGGATGAAGGTCATCACCGACGATTACAAGGAACGGGAGGAGGAACTTGTCAACGAGCGGAATCGGTTTGAGGAGAGCCTCCGGATGCAGGAAAAGCGCTACGAAAACATGAAGAGCCACGCCATGACGCAGCTAGACATTGCAAACAACAAACTGGCCGACCTGGTCCGGAACCATGCCCAGGAGGTGACAAAGCTGAAGGCCCTTCTGAAGAAAGAGGAAATTTATCGGGCCTCGGTGAACGAGCAGCTTAGCCAGAAGTCGCGAGAGAACGAAGAGCTGGTGAAGATATGTGAAGAGTTAATTAATGGGGCTGCGAATTAA